One stretch of Zerene cesonia ecotype Mississippi chromosome 20, Zerene_cesonia_1.1, whole genome shotgun sequence DNA includes these proteins:
- the LOC119835292 gene encoding THO complex subunit 6 — MIDKVLYNTILCQAFSPCGKYLVAGDIYGEIGIFDLDGILRPDPDFIAPDYNKPKKIHKITSGASICSLASIDKFLIAGTVNEILAWEWKAIVSPKLSKPSWTIKIKSQTFIEQCDINSLWVSDDAERLYAGCGDNKVYVFNLEDGSLLTKYEGHENYIHCIHGNNNQLISAGEDGLVMLWDHRTGKAQNKIEPHKNSKVARPDIGKWIGAASLGEDWIVCGGGPRLALWHLRSLDAVTAFHIPDHGIHVASFHDDCVVAGGTSKHLYQLSYSGEIRVELPVSSTTVYSAIMRSDPNKVLAIAGSSPDIDLCTTFNYRDQVLRFG, encoded by the exons atgattgacaaagttttatataacactataCTTTGTCAAGCGTTTTCGCCTTGCGGAAAATATTTGGTAGCCGGTGATATTTATGGAGAAATCGGTATTTTTGA cTTAGACGGTATCCTGCGTCCCGATCCAGATTTTATTGCTCCGGACTATaataaacccaaaaaaatacacaaaatcaCTTCAGGCGCTTCAATATGTAGTCTAGCAAGTATAGATAAGTTCCTAATAGCTGGTACAGTCAATGAAATACTTGCTTGGGAATGGAAAGCTATTGTAAGTCCAAAATTAAGTAAGCCTTCATGGACTATCAAGATAAAATCTCAGACATTTATAGAACAATgtgatataaatagtttatggGTATCCGATGATGCAGAGAGACTGTATGCTGGCTGTGGAGATAATAAGGTGTATGTTTTTAACTTGGAAGATGGTAGCTTATTAACTAAGTATGAGGGccatgaaaattatatacactGTATTCATGGAAA CAATAACCAATTGATATCAGCGGGGGAAGATGGTTTAGTAATGCTCTGGGATCACAGAACAGGGAAAGCTCAAAACAAAATAGAGCCACATAAGAATAGCAAGGTAGCTCGCCCTGACATTGGAAAATGGATTGGTGCTGCCTCATTGGGTGAAGATTGGATT gtTTGTGGTGGTGGCCCTCGTCTCGCACTCTGGCACTTACGATCCCTTGATGCAGTGACTGCCTTCCACATTCCTGATCACGGTATACACGTGGCCTCTTTCCATGATGACTGTGTAGTCGCTGGTGGAACATCAAAGCACTTGTACCAGCTCAGTTATTCGGGAGAGATCAGAGTTGAACTGCCAGTGTCATCCACAACAGTTTACTCTGCAATTATGCGATCAGATCCTAATAAAGTGCTAGCTATCGCTGGTTCCAGTCCGGATATTGATTTGTGTACGACTTTCAATTATAGAGATCAAGTGTTGAGATTTGGATAA
- the LOC119835306 gene encoding uncharacterized protein LOC119835306 translates to MKRILRRLREKLLPKDLPPPYSVNDGNYENQLEELRNEVLPSPTPPVCEVIDLLANCNITNNSDKFSEVEYAEIGDMGLWHSTPLPHRHKSKVSLTWVLKENIDNKFEKNEKTLYTDKQIKKDRVVGRSEWTNRRFKSACDKFNGVYSCSDSSDETEYVRKKHRHRHRRKKRHPRFGYDIKDLDSFLSQASLDHPGNIPVVIAFPTTLYQTQKNLQRELPLPLGTVVNAVFKNQQWLYTQTPHGDEGYVLYSACLPLGILPSRTSLQKKTPCWESSTDIYPRPCGNLTDTEKEQLRGRTRSESSYKRRSLYKSSWAEKDFDTLYLKTKSVSNLTDNKENFKGVRKHTLLVVNTDYIGSVLNKTLTVNKGDVVTLVPGLGESDVDSEWFLVKKCDGAEGFIPADIVGHGFL, encoded by the exons GTGTTACCGTCTCCAACGCCGCCGGTATGCGAAGTTATAGATCTATTAGCCAATTGCAACATCACCAACAATAGTGATAAATTTTCAGAAGTAGAATACGCCGAAATAGGTGACATGGGGCTTTGGCATTCCACTCCTCTACCGCATAGACATAAATCGAAAGTATCCCTCACTTGGGTACTGAAAGAGAACATAGATAACAAATTCGAAAAGAACGAGAAAACTCTTTAcacagataaacaaataaaaaaagatagaGTTGTAGGCAGAAGTGAATGGACAAATCGGAGGTTTAAAAGTGCTTGTGATAAGTTTAATGGTGTTTATTCGTGTTCCGACTCAAGTGATGAAACAGAATACGTAAGAAAGAAGCATAGACACCGTCATAGAAGGAAGAAACGGCATCCTAGATTCGGGTACGACATCAAGGATTTGGATAGTTTTTTAAGtcag GCCTCATTAGATCACCCCGGCAACATACCAGTAGTAATAGCCTTCCCTACAACATTATACCAGACTCAGAAGAACCTACAACGCGAGTTGCCCTTGCCTCTTGGTACGGTGGTCAACGCAGTGTTCAAGAACCAGCAGTGGTTGTACACACAGACGCCGCACGGGGACGAGGGTTATGTGCTGTATAGCGCGTGTTTGCCCTTGGGAATACTGCCTTCTAg aACATCGCTTCAGAAGAAAACGCCATGCTGGGAGAGCAGCACAGATATTTATCCACGGCCGTGTGGAAACCTCACAGATACCGAAAAGGAGCAACTTCGCGGCCGAACGCGGTCAGAGAGCAGCTACAAACGCAGGAGTCTTTACAAAAGTTCTTGGGCGGAAAAGGACTTTGACACGCTGTACTTAAAGACTAAATCAGTGTCCAACCTAACggataataaagaaaactttaaaGGTGTGCGTAAACATACTTTGTTAGTGGtgaatacagattatatagGCAGTGTGTTGAACAAAACATTGACAGTGAATAAAGGTGATGTGGTCACGTTAGTGCCAGGACTCGGGGAGAGTGATGTGGACTCTGAATGGTTTTTGGTGAAAAAATGTGACGGAGCTGAGGGTTTTATCCCAGCAGATATTGTGGGGCATGGCTTCCTGTGA